The Pan paniscus chromosome 21, NHGRI_mPanPan1-v2.0_pri, whole genome shotgun sequence region TGGGATGACAGAAAGAACATGTTATCTGGGGACAGGTAACCCAGATCTGAATCCAGACCTCACTCATAGTCACTGTGTAACCCTGAGCACATCACACCTGCCTAACAGGGCTCCTGTGAGGATTCCAGGGGGTcatatatataaagtgcttagcatagttGCTGCCTGACAGTGAAAGTTCAGTGGATGACATTGATGTTCATTGCTTTCCTGAAGAAAGTTCTGTCCAAAtcctaaaagcaaaacaaatttccTGAACCCCGTCAGGTCCGCTGCCTGCATGTAGAAAGAGGAGAGTAAAACCGATGCACACTGGACTCACCCAAAGGCGGAAAAGGACAAGGAACCCAAAAAGGAAGATCCAGTGGGCCCACAGGCAGCCCTCCTAATGGAACCTGGGCAGTGCCTTCTTCTTTTTGTTGGAAAAACAGcaagaaatattttttgctttgttgtttGAGGCTGGAGTCCAAGAAAGACCCAGAAATGGTTGATATGAAGGATTTGGAGCAGGAAAATAGGATACAAATTCAGAGTTAAGAGCTGGACAACGAGTTGGGTTATGAGGGCTTCCACCCCAGTCCGTTTCTTTCTTGCTCATGGTAGGACCCTAGACAATTCTTTTCCACTCTCAGCCTGCATTTTCTTAGCTGGGAAATGCCAATTCTAAGAGCTACTGGGATACAATTATATGCCATATGTGCGTTCACTCACTCAGTGCTTTTCAACACATGTTCACTGTATGCTCTGGGTGTACCAAAATGACAGCCTGTTCCTAACCTCAGGGGTCTCACTGTCTATTAAAAGTTTCCCTTAGGGTATCATTCTGAATGGgaggaggaactagaaaaacactCAGTTCCAGTGTGTCATGataaacacacagagaaaaagaaaacagcagctGTGAGAATGTAGGGGAGGGGGATAAATTCTGAAGGAGAGGGACAGGAAAGGCTTCTTGGAGAAGGGATCTGTTCTCTGGCCAGTGCAACAGCCTTGGGGAGGACTTGTACTTCCTCTGCTAGTGCCTTTCACCATCCCCAAGGATATCTAGAGCAGGACCCTGAACACCGGATAATCAGTTTATACTGCTGAGTGGCAGGCTGATGTTCTGGGTGGTGTAACATTCTGCCCTTCTCTAATTTTTTGTCTGTGAGTCAGCCTTACCTAGGTCAATAAAATGCTGAGTGCACACCCAGCTTCCCCAGCACACTCAGAATGCTGCCAGATCATTTCTCACCCCTCTCAGGAGACATTAAACTCTCTGTCCTGGCCTTAGTTGTCCTTGTGGTCCTGGCTCAGACTGCCCCAGGTAAACAGAACCatggagagaagggaaaagggagTAAGGATGGGGTCCTAACCACAGAATCACTGGAAAATTGAACATGTGTGGAAGCGAGGAGAGCCCACAGGGATGGCTGAGATCTGATGAAAGGCTTATAATGAATATGCTCCCATAAGAAGGGCAGCCTGTCAGGCCTGACCATGGTGGTGGTTCTCATTAGGGAACCTGGAGAATGTCCGCAGAGGCCAAGGTGTTTTATATGAAGTCCCTTCCATATGCAGAAGCAACCCCAACATCTCTAGTATCCTGAATGCCTCTGGCCCATATGTCAACAGTCTCATCCTGTGAGTCTCTCACTTCAACCCCACTTTCAGTTGATACTACCTCTTGTAATAATCAGTCTCATTACTTCACTTCTCCACTGTTGTTGGGCTTTGAGTGCTctttaaagcaggcagaagaggcAACTTGCTCTTGTCTTGGAATATATGGTGAAAAATTTGTAAGTTGATGTTtgatatctacaggtttataaaAACAGGCTCACAGTATGGAGCTGGGGTTACAGCAGAAGATTTTGGCTTTCAAGTTGAACATGCTCAAAGCTCTCTAACAGTATAAACAGGCATCATGGCCAGGTGGTGAATAACTTTCTAATGGAAATGTTTTCCCCTTAGGCTTCCCAGGGGCTCTAAAGTTGATGATTTTTAATTCTGTGATTTCCTTTGGGTTGTTGCTGTTGGAAGTCACATCCTCTCTTGGAGCAGCTATTCAAGCTGAAAGCCTTTGCCAATCACTCAGTTGTTCTAGAAGCAAAAGAAGGTTATTCTGGGCTAACCCTGAGTTGGTTTGAGCATGCCTTATATTCCAGCGAGGGCAAGTAGAATAGAGGGAGTTGCAGATGCAAGAGACATTTTGGAGAAAGAATCTACATATTGACTTATGAAATACTGGAAGAGAAAAGTGAGAGTCAATGTGACTGATTTTTTTCAGTCTGAACATTCTGGTAAAAGACAGAGAATTAGGAATTATCTCCCAGAAGAAGAGTTTGGGGAAAAGACAAGTGGAAAGAATCTGTAGTTTAGATTAAGATATAATGATCCCTCAAATGAATCCaatgtgctgagaaaactgggttTGCAGTCTGCGTTGACTTAGAGTCacagaaaataaatcagagaagGGCACAGTGTTAAACCCTCCCTGCACccgccccccaacacacacacacacaaacacaacttCAGCCTGCAGCTCAGAAATGTAAATTGGTCATCCATTGTTCAGGGTCTTGCTTTAAACAACCCTTGGGGTAAGCACCCCTAGAacaaacaatgcctggcacatagtagatgctcaacaaattGTGGTTAGATGAATAATGaatggagagaggaaaaaaaagataattgaagGCTTAGTCCCACTCCCTGGCAAGCATCTAGATTTAGAGAGGAAGTAGAACCAGATTTAGTGAGACTGTGAAAAATGACAGAGAAGAAAGTATCATAAGCATAGGAATAAAATTCAATTAGAGCTGATTAGAGGAAGGAAGTTAACTACTCCTAGTCATTAAACATGCACAAATTTATAACATTCCCATGAATGCCTTTAAGTGTCAAAATCAATGTTTCACTCTAACCATTATTACTATTACCAACATCCTTTGTTTAATTGTATTTacttttcaaatgtatttatatattcatgtCTTTGCTTATTTTGATAGATGGATGGATCAGAAGGTGCTATTATGGAACTGGCAGATGCAGGAAATCATGCAAAGAAattgagaggaagaaagaaaaatgtggggaAAAACATATTTGCTGTGTCCCTAAAGAAAAGGATAAACTATCACACATTCATGACCAAAAAGAGACAAGTGAGTTATATATCTAGTTGCTACTCCTAATTCAGAATTTTAAGTCATTATAATGAGTCAATGAAATGGCTATCGGGGGCACCTGCATTTTCCTAGATCTCTGTCAAGTCTTCACAGGGCCCGTTAGAAAAACAAGCTCATTCCTGCTATCAATATATCTCTCTAGCCTGCTGTAGCCCAACAACGCTCTAAGCCGTCCCTGGATATGACTAATAATAGTGGTTTTCAAGGTAAGAAAATTTTATAGGATCTAGATCTTGAATTCCTAAACCTCTGACCAGGTCCCTGAATGTAGAAGTTTACCAGGTTAACGCAAATTGGACCTTAGCTACAGATTCTTACCTAATGTCTCATCCTGGAGAGTTGCAATAAAACAGAGTAATCCAGAAAGTGTCCTTTTCTGTCTTTAGCTCAAAATTTAGCTCAAGGCTCTGCCGTATGGTCTTACTCTTGGAACTTATCCCTTACCCCAAATTCCTAGGCACCTTTGGCTGTCCAAAGATTGGCATGCCCTCTGAGCAGGAGGAAACTATTCCTGCTCCCAAGCAAatggaagaggaaaataaaaggccCAACATTTAGTGAGAACTTATTATGTGCAAGGTCTTGTCCTAAGCACTTTACTTCATTTTGTCCCAACAACAGCTCCAGGAGATAGGAACTAGTGTGCCCCTTCGCCAGAAGAGGAAACTAAGTCACAGagagtttaagtgacttgccctAAATGGCACAGATAGCTAGTTCAGTAACAGGACTTTGAACCTGCAATGCCTGGCTTCAGGTACCGTGCTTCCCCATAGTGGAAAGAGATTGCTGCATTACGAAAAGCTTCACTTTACCCTTCCCACACAGAACCAACCTCTTTAATAGGGAAGGTGTGGTGAAGAAAGAGCTTTGTGTGCCCTCTTGTGGTTAAAATGTGTAAAGAACCCAGTCCCAGCAGGTTCATCCAGGTTCAAATAAAGGTTATCCTAGGTTGCACTCGGCTAGCAAGAAATGGCTCCGGCTTTACAGAGAGTTGCAGCTCAGGGGCCAATGCCAATCACATCTGAAGTTGAACAGTATCCATACTTTCTGTTGACACAACGATCTGGAGGACACAGTCCAAAGGCAAGGTACAGCAATCATCACAATAATGGCAGCCACTAACCCTTCAGCCCAGTTCCCAAAGTACTTCCTGTCAGTTCTCTCATTTCCCCCCACTAGAATACTATGAGGCATCTTCAAAATGGAAGCATTGGTCTGGACTATAAACTCCATATACCTTTCAAACTTTAAGGCCTTCTTCATTCTTTACATTATGGTGAAAATTATGCACTCTCTACCTATGACTGCAGAAGATGCCACCTTagagagcaaagacatggaagatGAAGAGAGAGACTGGGAAATAGGAAATGTATACCTCAATCTGGGTACTCAAACCATAACCCCAAAATACACCTTCTGTTCCTCCTTGCTTCCCCATACGCATATATCATGTTAGCCACGCAGACTTTCCAAGTCTGCTTCTATAGCACCTGCTCTTCATCTCTGCCTCTAGTCTTCCAGTTCAGCCATCATCTTTCCTTGTCCATTGCTGTGGAATGAATTTTgtgccccacccccccaaaaattGTGTGTTGAAGTCAGAACCTCCAGTGCTTCaaaatgtgactgcatttggagacagagtcttgaaaGAGGTGACTAAGTTTAAATGAAGTCATTAGGACAGATACAAATTCGATCAGACTactgttcttataagaagaaattaggacagaattattttacaaataattatgaCCCACAGCAAGAAGACCACGTTAAGATCCAAGGAGATCATGACCATCTACAAGtcaaagagagaagactcagaagaaatcaaccctactgacaccttgatctcagattttTAGCCTCctgaattgtgagaaaataaatttgtattgtttaagccacctgatCTGCGATACTTTGTTGTGACAGCCCTGGCAGACTGATACAGACATACCATAACATCAGCATCCTAgtcatctctttttctctcattagGACTTCGACTCACTCCAGGCTTTTCATACAGTTGCCAGAAGAACATCTCTACAATCCAAAtatgaaacttttttctttccaaattgtcCAAAAGCTACATAACCCTTTCAGGAAACAATTCTCAACTCCCTTTATGATAATCCCTGCCTGCCTCAGTAGTTTTATATCCAGTTCCTCCTCCCTTTCAATTCCTACCGTGGACCTCCCAAAACAACCTTATTCTTGGAAATTAATTAATCTAATTTCTTGCCCTTCTTTTTATAGACTGCCCCTTCTGCCTGAAAGTTTCTTATTGCAAACAAGATTACTCCATCCCCCTCTGAAAAGAGGTTAAGTGGGGAAGAAAAGTCATCCtaagaatatttattaatttaaaaactcattGGTGAAATAAGTCTTCAATCAAACATCCCAATTTCTTAGAATCTGTGCCTCTCCCAAACCCAGCAGGTCAATGTCTTCCATGGACTAATTGTGAACATGCAAAAATGCATGGCAAATTGTTGTCAAGTGACATTTAAACCTTCTTGAATATGCGGGATTTTCTCTAGATATTGATAGTCATGTTATAAAATTAAACTGTTAATATGCAAAGTCATTAATAAATGAGAATCAGTAAGAATTACATtagttgaaaattaaaaagaaaattgacaagaATGATGATAtaagaagtaattttttaaaacacttcttAACTAACAAAGCATAAGGAAAAGCCCAGAGAAAAACTGATTGGAACCtagaatatttttgcaaataaCTGTGATTgtgctacattttaaaaaggcaaacctacagtaaagtattttttttattttcatgcttctaactagaattattttcattttggtcAAAAAACTCCACTTATAAAGAATATTATAAGTGATAACTCTTTGGTACATCTAAATGAATATTGActataaaaaacaattataataatgtcagggcattataatatttatataattaatatgcaTAACAATAATAGCATAAAAGGTTGAACAGAGGTTAATGGAcaactaatattttgttgatttccAGACACATTGTATAAAATATTGTAGAGCTTCCAATGATATTATCTTCATCCAGAGAGGGTCCACCCTTTCCCTTGGTAGGCTGATATAGTAGAATTTAGTTGCTACAATTCAATCATAAAGCAAACTGATTCAAAGTTAGCTTCTAGTTTTGATAAGGCATTGTCTACCTCTTGATCTTTTGTCTGTGTAGCCATGCCTTCTACATATAGAACCAGCTTATACTCATTTCAGAAGCATTAACTCTCTAGCATTGAATATCTCATAAAACTCATACTTATCCAGTAAGTTTTTAGATGTAATATGTGGTTGTACTTAAGAGCCTATTCTTTGGAgccagaaacttttttttattattatactttaagttacacggtacatgtacacaacgtgcagttttgttacatatgtatacatgtgccatgttggtgtgctgcacccattaactggtcatttacattaggtatttctcctaatgctatccctcccccctccccccaccccatgacaggccccggtgtgtgatattccctaccctgtgtccaagtgttcttattgttcaattcccacctatgagtgagaacatgcaatgtttggttttctgtccttgcaatagtttgctgagaatgatggtttccaccttcatctatgtccctataaaggacatgaactcatccttttttatggctgcatagtattccacggtgtgtatgtaccacattttcttaatacagtctatcattgatggacatttgggttgcttccaagtctctgctgttgtgaatagtgccgcaataaacatacgtgtgcatgtgtctttatagtagcatgattataatcctttgggtatatacccagtaatggtatggctgggtcaaatggtatttctagttctagatccctgaagaatcgccacactaccttctacaatgattgaactagtttacagtccccccaacagtgtaaaagtgttcctgtttctccacatcctctccagcacctgttgtttcctgactttttaatgattaccattctaactggt contains the following coding sequences:
- the DEFB115 gene encoding beta-defensin 115 — encoded protein: MLPDHFSPLSGDIKLSVLALVVLVVLAQTAPDGWIRRCYYGTGRCRKSCKEIERKKEKCGEKHICCVPKEKDKLSHIHDQKETSELYI